Sequence from the Malaciobacter pacificus genome:
TTCTAAGTTCTTTTACAACAGATCTTAAAGCATCTTGACTCATATTTTCATCCCAAACTTCATTTTGAATCTCTTCATAATTTAATGCTCTATTAGGATTTCTAAGTAATAAGTCTAAAAATAGTGCCTCTTTATTTGATAGTGAAACTATTTCATCTTTTTTTATTAATGTTTTGTTGTATAAATCATATATAAAATCATTTTTTAATTTTATAATATTTGATTTATTTGAATCTAATTGTTTTATACAGTCTTTTAAAACATTTTTGAATTCTTCTTTGCAATTCAAGTTTTGAAGAAACTTAATATGTTCTAACTCAACACTTTGTTTTAAATATTCTTTTTTTAATTCATCTAAGATTGCAACAACTTGAATATTATCATTTATTTTTCTAACTTTTTTTAATGACTCATAATTATATGTAGTTATTAATAGATTAATTTTTTTTTCATTTACTAAATTAACTAACTCATCTTCATTATTAAATCTTGATAGATTTTTAGTATTTGAAATTAGATAGTCATTGATTTCATTATCTAATAGATTATCATAATAACCTATATTTAAAAATTTTAGTTCTCTCATAAATTTCCTCAAACTTCTCATTTATTGTATTTTATCAATAAAATATGATAAAAAAATGAATTGAATAGGTATTTATATCATAGTAAAAATAAAAGATAATTTAAATAGATTTTAAATAATTTTGTATAACGTTAAT
This genomic interval carries:
- a CDS encoding winged helix-turn-helix domain-containing protein, whose amino-acid sequence is MRELKFLNIGYYDNLLDNEINDYLISNTKNLSRFNNEDELVNLVNEKKINLLITTYNYESLKKVRKINDNIQVVAILDELKKEYLKQSVELEHIKFLQNLNCKEEFKNVLKDCIKQLDSNKSNIIKLKNDFIYDLYNKTLIKKDEIVSLSNKEALFLDLLLRNPNRALNYEEIQNEVWDENMSQDALRSVVKELRKKVYKELIKNVSGVGYRADFI